Proteins found in one Sphingobium sp. V4 genomic segment:
- a CDS encoding MFS transporter — protein sequence MTDRLPPSPAYRGPVYSSVVLAMLLLVYTFNFLDRQILGILAGPIKAELELNDTQLGALGGIAFALLYSTLAIPLALLADRTSRTWVITVSLAVWSGFTALCGVAGSFTQMFLFRIGVGVGEAGGVAPSYAVISDYFPQHQRARALSIYSLGIPLGSAGGALLGGYIAQTVEWRTAFIAVGLLGILIAPIFRLVVREPARPAQAGDAVPVSAVFGILAAKRSFWMLALGAACSSMCGYGVAFWLPSLLMRSFGLDLIGAGQFLGALLLIGGVAGVLLGGWLGDRLGGRDKAYYAWVPAVSYVVGMPLFVAGVLSGSVTVAFALFLIPQALVYVWLGPVLTAVQHLVPAHMRASAAACFLLINNLVGLGLGSWAVGNLSDALTPAYGQEALRYAIVAALGFYLLAGLFMALAGRALRRDWVQADSEIDS from the coding sequence ATGACCGATCGACTCCCCCCTTCCCCCGCCTATCGTGGTCCAGTCTATTCAAGCGTCGTGCTGGCGATGCTGCTGCTGGTCTACACGTTCAACTTCCTCGACCGGCAGATACTGGGCATCCTGGCCGGGCCGATCAAGGCGGAGCTGGAGTTGAACGACACGCAACTCGGGGCGCTGGGCGGGATCGCCTTCGCCCTGCTCTATTCGACGCTGGCGATCCCGCTGGCGCTGCTGGCCGACCGGACCAGCCGCACCTGGGTCATCACCGTCAGCCTCGCCGTCTGGAGCGGCTTCACCGCGCTGTGCGGGGTGGCGGGCAGCTTCACGCAGATGTTCCTGTTCCGCATCGGCGTGGGCGTGGGCGAGGCGGGCGGCGTCGCCCCGTCCTATGCCGTTATCTCCGACTATTTCCCCCAGCATCAGCGCGCCCGCGCTTTGTCCATCTATTCGCTCGGCATCCCGCTGGGGTCCGCCGGGGGCGCGCTGCTGGGCGGCTATATCGCGCAGACCGTGGAATGGCGCACGGCCTTCATCGCGGTCGGACTGCTCGGCATCCTGATCGCGCCGATCTTCCGCCTCGTGGTGCGCGAGCCGGCGCGGCCCGCCCAGGCGGGCGATGCCGTGCCGGTCAGCGCGGTGTTCGGCATCCTCGCCGCCAAGCGCAGCTTCTGGATGCTGGCGCTGGGGGCGGCGTGCAGTTCGATGTGCGGCTATGGCGTCGCCTTCTGGCTGCCCAGCCTGCTGATGCGCAGCTTCGGCCTGGACCTGATCGGCGCGGGCCAGTTTCTGGGCGCGCTACTGCTGATCGGCGGGGTGGCGGGCGTGCTGCTGGGCGGATGGCTGGGCGACCGGCTGGGCGGCAGGGACAAGGCCTATTATGCCTGGGTGCCGGCGGTCAGCTATGTCGTGGGGATGCCGCTGTTCGTGGCGGGCGTACTGTCGGGCAGCGTGACCGTCGCCTTCGCCCTGTTCCTGATCCCGCAGGCGCTGGTCTATGTATGGCTCGGCCCGGTGCTGACGGCTGTCCAGCATCTGGTGCCCGCCCATATGCGCGCCAGCGCGGCGGCCTGCTTCCTGCTGATCAACAATCTGGTCGGGCTGGGGCTGGGAAGCTGGGCGGTCGGCAACCTGTCCGACGCGCTGACGCCCGCCTATGGGCAGGAAGCGCTGCGCTACGCGATCGTCGCGGCGCTGGGCTTCTACCTGCTCGCGGGCCTGTTCATGGCGCTGGCGGGCCGGGCGCTGCGGCGCGACTGGGTGCAAGCCGACAGCGAAATAGACAGCTGA
- a CDS encoding peptide chain release factor 3, with translation MTIPSRRTFAIISHPDAGKTTLTEKLLLEGGAIHLAGEVKARGANRRARSDWMKIEQQRGISVTSSVMTFERTRDGETITFNLLDTPGHEDFSEDTYRTLTAVDSAVMVIDAAKGIEPQTRKLFEVCRLRNVPIITFVNKVDREGREIFGLLDEVADQLQLDVCPMSWPVGMGTDFEGIYDFATNRLRQPTGPSREFEGKEQVFTGLDDPKLADVLSERGLEKLREEAELAQGGYAEFDLGRYRHGDLTPVYFGSALKLFGVTELIDALSAHAPPPRSQPAEPAAVEPEQSEVTGFIFKVQANMDPMHRDRIAFMRLVSGKFRRGMKLTPSGSGKPLAVHSPILFFAQDRELADEAFPGDIIGIPNHGALRVGDTLSEKPGLRFTGLPNFAPEILRRVALKDPTKTKQLRKALDDLSEEGVIQVFYPEIGSNWIVGVVGQLQLEVLISRLEAEYKVAAGLEPSPFDTARWISGDEAAVKELASYNGANMARDRDGNLVFMARSAWDIGYQQERHPKVKFSATRER, from the coding sequence ATGACCATCCCATCCCGCCGCACCTTCGCGATCATTTCCCACCCGGACGCCGGCAAGACCACGCTGACCGAAAAGCTGCTGCTGGAAGGCGGCGCGATCCACCTTGCGGGCGAGGTGAAGGCGCGCGGCGCCAATCGCCGTGCCCGCTCCGACTGGATGAAGATCGAGCAGCAGCGCGGCATCTCCGTCACCTCTTCGGTCATGACGTTCGAGCGGACCCGCGATGGCGAGACGATCACCTTCAACCTGCTCGACACGCCGGGCCACGAGGATTTCTCGGAAGATACCTATCGCACCCTGACTGCGGTCGACTCTGCCGTCATGGTCATCGACGCAGCCAAGGGCATCGAGCCGCAGACCCGCAAATTGTTCGAGGTCTGCCGCCTGCGCAACGTCCCCATCATCACCTTCGTCAACAAGGTCGACCGCGAGGGCCGCGAGATTTTCGGCCTGCTCGATGAAGTCGCCGACCAGCTCCAGCTCGATGTCTGCCCGATGAGCTGGCCCGTCGGCATGGGCACCGATTTCGAGGGCATCTACGATTTCGCCACTAACCGCTTGCGCCAGCCGACCGGCCCTTCGCGCGAGTTTGAGGGCAAGGAGCAGGTCTTCACCGGCCTCGACGATCCGAAGCTGGCCGATGTCCTCTCGGAACGGGGACTGGAAAAGCTGCGCGAGGAGGCGGAGCTGGCGCAGGGGGGCTATGCCGAATTCGACCTTGGCCGCTACCGCCATGGCGACCTGACCCCGGTCTATTTCGGGTCGGCGCTCAAGCTGTTCGGTGTCACCGAACTGATCGACGCGCTGTCGGCCCATGCGCCGCCGCCCCGGTCGCAGCCTGCCGAACCTGCCGCCGTCGAACCGGAACAGAGCGAAGTCACCGGCTTCATCTTCAAGGTGCAGGCCAATATGGACCCGATGCACCGCGACCGCATCGCCTTCATGCGGCTCGTTTCGGGCAAGTTCCGCCGCGGCATGAAGCTGACCCCCAGCGGAAGCGGCAAGCCGCTCGCCGTCCATTCGCCGATCCTCTTCTTCGCGCAGGACCGCGAACTGGCGGACGAGGCTTTTCCCGGCGACATCATCGGCATCCCCAACCATGGCGCGCTGCGCGTGGGTGACACCCTGTCGGAAAAGCCCGGCCTGCGCTTCACCGGCCTGCCAAATTTCGCGCCCGAAATCCTGCGCCGCGTGGCCTTGAAAGACCCGACCAAGACCAAGCAGCTGCGCAAGGCGCTGGACGACCTCAGCGAAGAGGGCGTAATCCAGGTCTTCTACCCCGAAATCGGCAGCAACTGGATCGTCGGCGTCGTCGGCCAGCTCCAGCTCGAAGTGCTGATCTCGCGCCTCGAAGCCGAATATAAGGTGGCGGCGGGCCTCGAACCTTCGCCCTTCGACACCGCCCGCTGGATCAGCGGGGACGAGGCGGCGGTCAAGGAACTGGCGTCCTATAATGGCGCCAACATGGCCCGCGACCGCGACGGCAATCTCGTATTCATGGCCCGCAGTGCCTGGGACATCGGCTACCAGCAGGAACGCCATCCCAAGGTGAAGTTCAGCGCGACCCGCGAACGATAA
- a CDS encoding I78 family peptidase inhibitor, with amino-acid sequence MRKAAFGMMAATLALPLTACAGASGQGPATPPATAEGPCHHDGLDRFAGQKASADLGAQLLKASGAKTLRWGGPGTAMTMDFRPDRLTVSYDEAMIITSARCG; translated from the coding sequence ATGCGGAAGGCGGCTTTTGGCATGATGGCGGCAACCCTCGCCCTTCCCCTCACGGCCTGCGCCGGGGCGAGCGGACAAGGTCCGGCGACGCCCCCCGCGACGGCCGAAGGGCCCTGTCATCATGATGGCCTGGACCGCTTCGCCGGGCAGAAGGCGAGCGCGGACCTCGGCGCGCAGCTGCTCAAGGCGTCCGGCGCGAAGACACTGCGCTGGGGCGGCCCCGGTACGGCGATGACCATGGACTTCCGCCCGGATCGCCTGACTGTCAGCTATGACGAGGCGATGATCATCACATCCGCGCGCTGCGGGTAA
- a CDS encoding aldose 1-epimerase family protein: protein MSDTRIAIASEILSAEIDPLGAELWSLRDAQGRDLMTDADPRWWTGHAPLLFPFVGRSRGDAYRLDGREYPMPQHGFARRRDFALVDRDAGRALFRLEADSDSRAIYPFDFRLDMGFAVEGATLRMTATVSNRGEADMPFSFGYHPAFAWPLPYGGAAADHRITFERPEPAPIRKVGDEPGLIARDSVPSPVEGDTLVPTHAMFEGDALIWDDLASRSLTWGAPGHPHLRIDFPDTPWLGLWQKPGAHYLCVEPWAGMADLVGFDGDVWDKPGIMALLPGDSRSFRMDVTLVGDGAGV from the coding sequence TTGTCCGACACCCGCATCGCCATCGCATCGGAAATTCTCTCCGCCGAGATAGACCCGCTGGGCGCCGAACTCTGGTCGCTTCGGGACGCGCAGGGTCGCGATCTGATGACCGATGCCGATCCCCGATGGTGGACCGGCCATGCGCCCCTGCTCTTCCCCTTCGTCGGCCGGTCGCGCGGCGATGCCTACCGGCTCGACGGGCGCGAATATCCGATGCCGCAGCATGGCTTCGCCCGCCGCCGCGATTTCGCGCTGGTCGATCGCGACGCGGGCAGGGCGCTGTTCCGGCTGGAGGCGGACAGCGATTCGCGCGCCATCTATCCGTTCGACTTCCGGCTCGACATGGGCTTTGCTGTTGAGGGCGCGACCTTGCGGATGACAGCCACCGTCAGCAACCGGGGGGAGGCGGACATGCCCTTTTCCTTCGGCTATCATCCCGCCTTCGCCTGGCCGCTCCCCTATGGCGGCGCGGCGGCCGATCATCGCATTACCTTCGAACGGCCCGAACCCGCCCCGATCCGCAAGGTCGGCGACGAACCCGGCCTCATCGCCCGCGACTCCGTGCCCTCCCCGGTCGAGGGCGACACGCTCGTCCCCACTCATGCGATGTTCGAGGGCGACGCGCTGATCTGGGATGATCTCGCCAGCCGCTCGCTGACCTGGGGTGCGCCCGGCCACCCGCACCTGCGGATCGACTTCCCCGACACCCCCTGGCTCGGCCTGTGGCAAAAGCCCGGCGCCCATTATCTGTGTGTCGAACCCTGGGCCGGCATGGCCGACCTCGTGGGCTTCGACGGGGATGTCTGGGACAAGCCGGGCATCATGGCGCTGCTGCCCGGCGACTCCCGCAGCTTCCGCATGGACGTGACGCTGGTGGGGGATGGGGCGGGCGTCTAA
- a CDS encoding PH domain-containing protein — protein sequence MSDTWLYDEHPAMFRAHPLLFILLLLSVVGILAIGIWWVMHKGERLALSDREVLMERGLLSKQRTEVALSSIRSVRITQSLGQRLFGVGHVELFSAGDVAEIAIKNMPRPDRIRAIAAARNVDLLPQR from the coding sequence GTGAGCGATACCTGGTTGTATGACGAACATCCCGCGATGTTCCGGGCGCATCCGCTGCTATTCATTCTGCTGCTGCTGTCCGTCGTCGGCATCCTGGCGATCGGGATATGGTGGGTGATGCACAAGGGTGAGCGGCTGGCCCTGTCCGATCGGGAGGTTCTGATGGAGCGCGGCCTGCTGTCCAAGCAGCGGACAGAGGTCGCATTGTCGAGCATCCGGTCGGTGCGGATCACCCAGAGCCTGGGTCAGCGCCTGTTCGGCGTCGGCCATGTCGAGTTGTTCAGCGCCGGCGACGTGGCCGAAATCGCGATCAAGAACATGCCCCGGCCCGACCGCATCCGGGCGATAGCGGCGGCGCGCAACGTGGATCTGCTGCCGCAAAGATAG
- a CDS encoding nuclear transport factor 2 family protein translates to MTATADLAIRMARATFNRALADADLKAIEPLLARDAILVTGSDSAVITGRKAQLLAWKREFASADRLVYCRTPDRIIVSPVEPVAMEQGQWQGIAADSGRMLASGTYAAKWRETAGSWLLEAEIFVTLA, encoded by the coding sequence ATGACCGCGACCGCAGACCTCGCCATCCGCATGGCGCGCGCCACCTTCAACCGCGCGCTGGCCGATGCCGACCTCAAGGCTATCGAACCGCTGCTGGCGCGCGACGCGATCCTCGTCACCGGGTCGGACAGTGCGGTGATTACGGGGCGCAAGGCGCAGCTGCTGGCGTGGAAGCGCGAATTCGCTTCGGCCGACCGGCTGGTCTATTGCCGCACGCCCGACCGCATCATCGTGTCGCCAGTGGAGCCGGTCGCAATGGAGCAGGGCCAGTGGCAGGGCATCGCCGCCGACAGCGGACGGATGCTCGCATCCGGCACCTATGCCGCCAAATGGCGAGAAACCGCCGGCTCCTGGCTGCTCGAAGCGGAAATCTTCGTAACCCTGGCCTGA
- a CDS encoding nuclease — protein sequence MARSLYEMGDRRPAEPGNWLNERRERRTRVLPIGLLCLVLVIAMLAAAFIGQALPSAEETARRAGTASISDRFALCDDLRGDACVLAADAYAWRGHRYHLSDISVPARTNARCPLEARRAEQGRIALAAMMNGGAFDARPDPADADPSARILTRDGVSLGELMILKGHARPWSARPIDWCAA from the coding sequence ATGGCACGCAGTCTCTATGAAATGGGCGACCGGCGCCCGGCCGAACCCGGCAACTGGCTCAACGAACGGCGGGAAAGGCGCACCCGCGTCCTGCCGATCGGGCTTCTATGCCTCGTGCTGGTGATTGCCATGCTGGCGGCGGCGTTCATCGGGCAGGCATTGCCATCCGCCGAGGAAACGGCCCGCCGGGCCGGCACTGCCAGCATCTCGGATCGATTCGCGCTCTGTGATGATCTGCGCGGCGACGCGTGCGTACTGGCCGCGGATGCCTATGCCTGGCGCGGGCATCGCTATCATCTCTCCGACATCAGCGTCCCCGCCCGGACGAACGCCCGATGCCCGCTGGAAGCCCGGCGCGCAGAGCAGGGCCGCATAGCGCTCGCGGCGATGATGAACGGCGGCGCCTTCGACGCACGCCCCGACCCTGCCGATGCCGATCCCTCCGCGCGCATCCTGACCCGCGACGGCGTGTCGCTGGGCGAACTGATGATCCTGAAGGGTCATGCCCGGCCCTGGTCGGCGCGGCCCATCGACTGGTGCGCGGCCTGA